In Juglans regia cultivar Chandler chromosome 13, Walnut 2.0, whole genome shotgun sequence, the following proteins share a genomic window:
- the LOC109009908 gene encoding probable calcium-binding protein CML46: protein MDKSVANMTTLYVRIRGFFTNFDVYVRPLLAYVHTKWKVWTKMTEILNQQFGIRENAEDEKLSQKNVTKVMEILGLNYDPVGGDQMPERIGADELSQLFDQEDPCLDEVREAFEVFDANKDGFIDARDLQKVLCNLGLEKGSEVEECRKMIRAVDESGDELIDFSEFVKFMEKSFNC, encoded by the coding sequence ATGGACAAGAGCGTAGCAAACATGACAACCTTATACGTTAGAATTCGAGGTTTCTTCACGAATTTCGACGTCTATGTTCGACCCCTGCTAGCTTATGTCCACACTAAATGGAAGGTTTGGACGAAGATGACTGAAATACTGAATCAGCAGTTTGGCATACGTGAAAACGCAGAGGATGAAAAACTAAGCCAGAAGAACGTAACGAAGGTGATGGAAATACTAGGACTAAATTATGATCCAGTTGGAGGGGATCAGATGCCGGAGAGAATCGGTGCAGATGAACTTTCACAACTATTTGATCAGGAGGATCCTTGTTTGGACGAGGTGAGGGAAGCCTTTGAAGTGTTTGATGCGAACAAAGATGGATTTATAGATGCAAGAGATTTACAGAAGGTTTTATGCAATTTGGGGCTAGAAAAAGGGTCAGAGGTGGAGGAATGCAGAAAGATGATCAGGGCAGTGGATGAGAGTGGAGATGAACTGATTGATTTTAGCGAGTTTGTGAAGTTTATGGAGAAGAGTTTTAATTGCTGA